The proteins below come from a single Serinus canaria isolate serCan28SL12 chromosome 6, serCan2020, whole genome shotgun sequence genomic window:
- the COL17A1 gene encoding collagen alpha-1(XVII) chain, whose product MDSVTKKTRQDGSEVTERLITETVTTRLTSLPPKGGSSSGLKTSSHTGGSGVEKRSYTHGSSYVTSSGSGRLNSTSSSSSYRQAQSPSSTLTKSPGSTFERKTYVNRHATYEGSSSANSSPEFPRKDFSASASTRGRSQSRESEIRVRLQSASPSGRWTELDDVKRLLKGSRSASCSPTRSPSGTLPIPKKAVVETKMVTESSQSVSGTYDTTILNTALPSYMWSSTLPAGSSLGGYHNSSSLINAMSHSTGSVFGVPNNLAPSNHTLNAGLSSSSTVFGVQNNLSPSSSSATQNATAASASQQQTYAMKNTSQSNTMASTGVSAASAGGTVLSSQGDDILRKDCKFLLLEKEKAPAKEMELLVMTKDTGKVFSASNTGLSGGSFGEDTLKKEKQGFSSSYATDTGLKSDANGGLKSMPKRDKETYAEIQSGDAGGAIGSAPSWCPCGSCCSWWKWLLGLLLAWLFLLGLLFGLIALAEEVRKLKSRVEDLEKINGGLLAINQGNSKIEKDVSRVDFLHGNSLSSTFPYENEESVWLMVKSRLNKEIERGYFRGERGERGEKGDMGIQGPKGDRGLPGVPGIPGPIGHAGPEGPKGQKGSMGDPGMEGPMGQRGREGIPGPRGEPGPPGFGEKGDRGAVGEPGPPGPPGPPGSTGLKGLMGSPGPQGPPGPPGLQGFRGEAGLPGAKGEKGASGPPGPKGDQGEKGSRGMTGEQGSRGIPGPPGEPGAKGPAGQAGRDGQPGEKGEPGLMGMPGARGPPGPTGDAGEPGLTGPQGPPGLPGNPGRPGAKGEPGAPGRVISAEGSSTITLPGPPGPPGPPGPTGPPGVPGPVGPAGLPGQQGPRGEKGSPGEAVIETIRTEVSSLASQMLGDLQGRAGPPGPPGPPGESVQGPPGPRGPPGEGLPGPPGPPGRPGSSMSTSEAFFTGPPGPPGPPGPKGDQGERGPRGFTGEPGDPGLSAFSSHGERVTIQGPPGPPGPPGPKGDAGVPGAPGIPGASRGGSRQIQGPPGPPGPPGPPGPSGGSSQEIQQYVTDYLKSDTVRHYFTGAQGPPGPPGPPGLITTADGMTLDYAELATRVMSYMTSSSGRYESFSSSVSTTSILYQELLDLLQREEIRQYLIGPQGPPGPPGPGGDGMSLSLDYDELTRRFISYLSSSGMSIGLPGPPGPPGSPGISYSDLTAYLRNSEFSGVVGPPGPAGPPGPPGIPGSPGTSLEDFSAYLQNVGYSSLSGVRGPPGPPGPPGPPGFSGTGLLSYADITNSDEFRSELIQYLKSDEVRSYISGPPGPPGPPGPKGDSGFVSGSMSSSYQGLRASEHLHGGSLGAEGSHGGSLGTGSSYGSSMSSRSSYHTSVGSDGAYDASMGTAGSFDGLLTEEESHRSSAGSSRSYSNSFTGSLDYNELALRVSESLQSRGILQDLMSYTAQGPAGPPGPPGPPGISKVFAAYGNVTADLMDFFRTHGAIQGPPGEKGERGYRGPKGDPGPMGPPGRHGHRGPKGEKGEKGEQLYVGRRKRRAVGV is encoded by the exons agaGTGAAATACGAGTCCGACTGCAGAGCGCATCTCCCTCTGGCAGAT GGACGGAGTTGGATGATGTGAAACGTTTGCTGAAAGGAAGTCgatctgccagctgcagccctaCTCGGTCACCATCTGGTACCCTCCCGATACCGAAAAAGGCCGTGGTGGAGACGAAGATGGTCACTGAGAGCTCTCAGTCAG TGTCAGGGACATATGACACAACCATACTGAATACTGCCCTCCCTTCATACATGTGGTCCTCCACTCTGCCTGCTGGGTCTTCCCTTGGTGGATACCATAACAGCTCTTCCTTGATCAATGCCATGTCTCACTCTACAGGATCAG tttttggTGTCCCAAATAACCTGGCTCCCAGCAATCATACTCTGAATGCGGGCCTGAGCTCTTCCTCTACAG TATTTGGAGTTCAAAACAACCTGTCTCCAAGCTCTTCTTCTGCAACCCAGAATGCTACAGCAGCCTCTGCAAGTCAGCAACAAA CATATGCGATGAAGAACACATCTCAGAGCAACACCATGGCAAGTACTGGTGTGTCTGCTGCCTCAGCAG GAGGAACTGTCTTGAGCTCCCAGGGAGACGACATTCTGCGCAAAGACTGCAAGTTCCTGCTGCTCGAGAAGGAGAAGGCACCAGCAAAGGAGATGGAACTCTTGGTCATGACAAAGGACACTGGCAAAGTCTTCAGTGCTTCTAACACTGGGCTTAGTGGAG GATCTTTTGGAGAAGACACCttgaagaaagagaagcaggGATTTTCCTCCTCTTATGCTACAGATACTGGCCTAAAATCAGATGCAAATG GAGGGCTGAAATCCATGCCAAAACGGGACAAAGAAACTTATGCAG AAATACAAAGTGGTGATGCAGGAGGTGCAATTGGATCAGCACCATCCTGGTGTCCTTGTGGTTCCTGCTGTAGCTGGTGGAAATGGCTCTTGGGTTTGCTTCTAGCCTGGTTGTTTCTCCTTGGATTGCTTTTTGGACTCATTGCTCTGG CTGAAGAAGTGAGAAAGCTGAAATCTCGTGTGGAAGACCTGGAGAAAATCAATGGTGGCCTCCTAGCAATTAACCAAGGGAattcaaaaatagaaaaggatgTTTCAAGAGTAGACTTTCTTCATGGTAACTCACTCTCCTCAACCTTCCCATATGAAAATGAAGAGTCAGTCTGGTTGATGGTGAAGAGCAGACTGAATAAGGAAATAGAACGAG GCTACTTCcgaggggagagaggagaacGTGGTGAGAAAG GTGACATGGGAATACAAGGTCCCAAAG GTGATCGAGGACTTCCTGGTGTCCCAG gcATTCCTGGTCCAATTGGGCATGCAGGACCAGAAGGACCAAAAGGCCAGAAAGGAAGCATGG GTGATCCTGGCATGGAAGGTCCCATGGGACAAAGAGGTAGAGAAGGGATACCAGGGCCTCGAGGGGAGCCAGGACCACCTGGatttggagaaaaaggagacagag GTGCTGTTGGTGAGCCAGGTCCTCCAGGGCCACCTGGACCCCCAGGTTCTACTGGCCTAAAAG GTCTGATGGGTTCCCCAGGCCCACAAGGTCCTCCAG GTCCTCCTGGCCTACAAGGATTTAGAGGTGAAGCAGGACTCCCAGGTGCTAAAG GTGAAAAAGGAGCCAGTGGACCCCCTGGACCCAAAG GTGATCAGGGTGAGAAGGGTTCTCGTGGAATGACAG GTGAGCAAGGCTCAAGAGGAATACCTGGACCTCCAGGAGAGCCAGGGGCTAAAGGACCTGCAG GACAAGCTGGTCGTGATGGACAGCCAGGTGAAAAAG GTGAACCAGGTCTTATGGGAATGCCAGGTGCCAGAGGCCCTCCAGGACCCactggagatgctggagagcCAG GTCTTACAGGACCCCAAGGACCGCCAG GGCTTCCAGGCAACCCAGGCCGACCAGGGGCTAaag GAGAacctggagctccaggaagAGTCATAAGTGCAG agggTTCATCAACTATTACTCTCCCAGGCCCACCAGGGCCCCCAGGCCCACCTGGCCCCACTGGTCCTCCAGGTGTTCCAG GTCCTGTTGGACCAGCTGGTCTCCCTGGACAGCAAG gTCCACGGGGTGAGAAAGGATCCCCAGGTGAAGCTGTGATAGAAACCATAAGAACAGAAGTCTCATCATTAGCATCTCAAA TGCTGGGAGATTTACAAGGGCGAGCAGGACCACCAGGTCCCCCTGGACCACCAG GTGAATCTGTGCAAGGACCCCCTGGACCTCGTGGTCCCCCAG GAGAAGGATTGCCAGGTCCTCCAGGCCCACCAGGGAGACCAGGATCATCCATGTCCACCTCAG AAGCATTCTTCACAGGCCCACCAGGTCCACCAGGACCACCAGGCCCAAAGGGAGACCAAG GTGAAAGAGGTCCACGGGGATTCACAG GAGAACCCGGTGATCCTGGCCTTTCAGCATTCTCCTCCCACG GTGAAAGAGTCACCATCCAGGGACCCCCAGGCCCACCTGGCCCACCTGGACCAAAAG GTGAtgcaggtgtcccaggtgcACCTGGCATCCCAGGAGCATCTCGAG GTGGATCCAGACAAATTCAGGGACCCCCAGGACCTCCTGGACCACCTGGTCCTCCTGGCCCAAGTGGAGGTTCATCTCAAGAGATTCAGCAGTATGTGACTGACTACCTGAAGA GTGACACTGTCAGACATTATTTCACTGGTGCCCAAGGCCCACCAGGCCCTCCAGGCCCACCTGGACTCATCACCACTGCAGATGGGATGACCTTGGATTATGCAGAGCTGGCTACCCGTGTCATGAGCTATATGACAA GCTCTTCAGGTCGTTATGAGTCATTTTCTAGCTCTGTATCCACTACATCCATTTTGTACCAAGAGCTTCTGGACTTGCTGCAAA gAGAAGAAATTCGTCAGTATCTCATTGGACCTCAGGGCCCACCGGGACCTCCTGGGCCAGGGGGAGATGGAATGTCTCTGTCACTGGATTATGATGAGCTGACCAGGAGGTTTATCAGCTACTTGTCAA GTTCTGGGATGAGCATTGGACTGCCTGGACCACCTGGGCCTCCAGGGTCACCTGGCATATCTTACAGTGACCTGACAGCATACCTGCGAA ACTCTGAATTCAGTGGTGTTGTTGGGCCCCCTGGTCCTGCAGGCCCCCCAGGACCTCCAGGGATCCCTGGATCACCAGGCACCTCTCTGGAGGACTTCTCTGCCTACCTTCAAA ATGTTGGATACTCTTCCCTTTCTGGAGTCCGGGGCCCACCTGGCCCTCCTGGCCCTCCAGGACCACCAGGTTTCTCTGGAACTGGCCTCCTGTCCTATGCTGACATCACCAACAGCGACGAGTTCAGGAGTGAGCTGATCCAGTACCTGAAGA GTGATGAAGTTCGAAGCTACATCTCAGGACCCCCTGGGCCACCAGGACCACCAGGACCCAAAGGAGACAGTGGCTTTGTGTCTGGGTCTATGTCTTCATCATACCAAGGGTTACGAGCTTCTGAGCACTTGCATGGAGGATCCCTTGGTGCTGAGGGCTCCCACGGGGGCTCactgggcacaggcagctcgTATGGCAGCTCCATGAGCAGCAGATCCTCTTACCACACCTCAGTGGGCAGCGATGGCGCTTATGATGCCTCCATGGGTACTGCTGGGTCTTTTGATGGGCTGCTGACAGAGGAGGAATCACACAGATCATCAGCAGGGTCGAGCAGATCCTACAGCAACTCCTTCACTGGTTCCCTGGATTACAACGAGCTGGCACTCCGTGTGTCAGAGAGCCTGCAGA GCCGAGGTATTCTCCAGGACCTGATGTCTTATACGGCACAGGGACCTGCAGGTCCCCCAGGCCCTCCTGGTCCCCCTGGCATCAGCAAGGTCTTTGCAGCCTATGGCAATGTCACCGCAGACCTCATGGACTTCTTTAGAA ctcatGGTGCCATCCAGGGGCCACCCGGTGAAAAGGGGGAGAGAGGTTATCGCGGACCCAAAG GTGACCCTGGGCCAATGGGCCCACCAGGACGACATGGGCACAGGGGACcaaaaggagagaagggagagaaag GTGAACAACTCTATgttggcagaagaaaaagaagagctgttggtgtttaa